One window of the Prochlorococcus marinus CUG1438 genome contains the following:
- a CDS encoding TldD/PmbA family protein: MLSSKIKSNEIEFGSCNKDLLEEIIFYGLGLGADFVEIFIENTDNSSVLAEEDYITSVSPSFGKGAGIRIFKDKRDGFVSTNDLSKNALIRSVAQAIEMLDITDNKKREVFNGLDKHRDYSLAKKKWINEVPSIHEISEKLLVSTKYLKKNNKIITRKGSYSRNLQEVIIASSDGTYVSDIRLHQTVGLNVIASDAQYRSSGSRRFGSSGMPHEFRLWDHEKAANDVFESSMNMLYADYVDAGQMPVVLANKFGGVIFHEACGHLLETTQIERGTTPFENKLNEKIAHESVTAIDEGISEGSFGSLSVDDEGMEPERSVLIKDGILKKFISDRAGELRTGHKRTGSGRRQNYSFAAASRMRNTYIAKGEYSKEDLINSISDGLYCKSMGGGSVGATGQFNFAVEEGYLIKNGKLTNPVKGATLIGEAKEVMPKISMCGNDLELAPGFCGSISGSVNVTVGQPHIKVDSITVGGR; the protein is encoded by the coding sequence ATGCTTTCGTCAAAAATCAAATCAAATGAAATCGAATTTGGCAGTTGCAATAAAGATTTATTAGAAGAAATTATTTTCTATGGGTTGGGACTTGGGGCTGATTTTGTAGAAATATTTATAGAAAATACTGATAACTCTAGTGTATTAGCTGAAGAGGATTACATAACAAGTGTAAGCCCATCATTTGGAAAGGGTGCTGGGATTAGAATATTCAAAGACAAGAGGGACGGTTTTGTAAGTACAAATGATTTATCAAAAAATGCTTTGATTAGATCAGTAGCTCAAGCTATTGAGATGTTAGACATAACAGATAATAAAAAAAGAGAAGTATTTAACGGTCTAGATAAACACAGGGACTATAGTTTAGCCAAGAAAAAATGGATTAATGAAGTCCCATCGATTCATGAAATAAGTGAAAAACTATTAGTCAGCACTAAGTATCTTAAAAAAAATAATAAAATAATAACTAGAAAAGGAAGTTACTCAAGAAATCTGCAAGAGGTAATAATAGCCTCCAGCGATGGGACTTATGTCTCTGACATTAGGTTGCATCAAACAGTTGGACTAAACGTGATTGCTAGTGATGCCCAATATAGATCTAGTGGTAGTAGAAGATTTGGATCGTCAGGAATGCCTCATGAATTCAGATTATGGGATCACGAAAAAGCAGCTAATGATGTATTCGAAAGCTCAATGAACATGTTATATGCAGATTATGTTGATGCGGGACAAATGCCTGTTGTTTTAGCTAATAAATTTGGTGGTGTTATATTCCACGAAGCTTGCGGTCATTTACTTGAAACTACTCAAATAGAGAGAGGAACAACACCATTTGAGAATAAATTAAATGAAAAAATTGCACATGAATCTGTAACTGCAATAGATGAAGGAATTTCAGAAGGATCCTTTGGTTCATTATCAGTAGATGATGAAGGTATGGAACCCGAAAGATCTGTTCTTATAAAAGATGGAATTTTAAAAAAATTCATATCCGACAGGGCGGGTGAATTAAGAACTGGCCATAAAAGAACAGGAAGTGGAAGAAGACAAAATTATTCTTTTGCTGCAGCTTCACGAATGAGAAATACTTATATAGCCAAAGGTGAGTACTCGAAAGAGGATTTAATCAATAGTATTAGTGATGGTCTTTACTGCAAATCAATGGGGGGTGGCAGTGTAGGTGCTACAGGACAATTTAATTTTGCAGTAGAAGAAGGATATCTTATTAAAAATGGGAAATTAACTAATCCAGTAAAGGGAGCGACTTTGATTGGTGAGGCTAAAGAAGTTATGCCAAAAATATCAATGTGCGGGAATGACCTCGAATTAGCTCCTGGATTTTGTGGATCCATCAGTGGAAGTGTCAACGTAACTGTTGGCCAACCTCATATTAAAGTTGATTCAATCACTGTTGGCGGAAGATAG
- a CDS encoding DUF2996 domain-containing protein yields the protein MEENLESNNDIDKKSDKTIKSSSEEIKKTTSEKLLNMNENNKPLENIPKPKKELPIEKKPFQEFINIHLIPSLEEEIKQRGLAINNINLKNTNRPIAGDKCWVIYCEIKNTCNFWLSFETEDISSLKSISLSKPNQKPSIIESFLIDEKRITLKLIISRILQRLNGQKLIGVN from the coding sequence ATGGAAGAAAATTTAGAATCAAATAATGATATTGATAAAAAATCTGACAAAACTATTAAATCCAGCTCAGAGGAAATAAAGAAAACTACATCAGAAAAACTCCTAAATATGAATGAAAATAATAAACCTCTTGAAAATATCCCTAAACCAAAAAAAGAACTTCCTATAGAAAAAAAACCATTCCAAGAATTTATTAATATTCATTTGATACCTTCCTTAGAAGAAGAAATTAAACAAAGAGGATTAGCAATAAACAATATCAATCTCAAAAACACTAATAGACCTATTGCTGGAGATAAATGTTGGGTAATATATTGTGAAATTAAAAATACTTGTAACTTTTGGCTATCCTTTGAGACCGAGGATATAAGCTCATTAAAAAGTATATCTTTATCCAAACCTAATCAAAAACCTAGCATTATTGAGTCATTCCTTATTGATGAAAAGAGAATAACCCTTAAATTAATTATTTCAAGAATACTGCAAAGATTAAATGGACAAAAATTAATAGGGGTTAATTAA
- the acsF gene encoding magnesium-protoporphyrin IX monomethyl ester (oxidative) cyclase, with protein sequence MTQSTIESKNKKEVNNGKVPAKETILSPRFYTTDFEAMENMDLSINEEELEAICEEFRKDYNRHHFVRNSEFEGAAEKLDPETRELFIDFLEGSCTSEFSGFLLYKELSKRIKDKNPLLAECFAHMARDEARHAGFLNKSMSDFGLQLDLGFLTANKDYTYFPPRSIFYATYLSEKIGYWRYIAIYRHLEKNPDSKIFPLFNYFENWCQDENRHGDFFDALMKAQPRTVKSLSRKITIGGSTFTHPLFDYFHRFRYFLNNLPLTSKLWSRFFLLAVFATMYARDLGIKKDFYSSLGLDARDYDQYVINKTNETAARVFPVVMDVYNKSFYGRLDKIVDNNKVLSDIANSDGNKVFKNLKKLPTYLSNGYQLLRLYLLKPLDSKDFQPSIR encoded by the coding sequence ATGACTCAATCAACTATTGAATCAAAAAATAAAAAAGAAGTAAATAACGGAAAAGTACCAGCAAAAGAAACAATTTTGTCTCCAAGATTCTATACAACAGACTTTGAGGCAATGGAGAATATGGATTTATCAATAAACGAGGAGGAATTGGAAGCTATATGTGAAGAATTTAGGAAAGATTACAATAGGCATCATTTTGTAAGAAATAGTGAATTTGAAGGCGCAGCTGAAAAATTAGATCCTGAGACAAGAGAACTTTTTATCGATTTTCTTGAGGGGAGTTGCACCTCAGAATTTTCTGGTTTTCTACTTTACAAGGAACTTAGCAAAAGGATTAAAGACAAGAACCCTCTTCTTGCTGAATGTTTCGCACATATGGCCAGAGATGAAGCAAGGCACGCAGGTTTCTTGAATAAGTCAATGAGTGACTTTGGATTGCAGTTAGATTTAGGTTTTTTAACAGCCAATAAGGATTACACCTATTTCCCTCCGAGAAGTATTTTTTACGCAACTTATTTATCTGAAAAAATAGGTTATTGGAGATACATCGCAATTTATAGACATCTTGAAAAAAATCCAGATAGCAAGATTTTTCCTCTATTTAATTACTTTGAAAATTGGTGTCAAGATGAAAATAGACATGGTGATTTCTTTGATGCACTAATGAAAGCACAACCCCGTACTGTTAAATCTTTAAGTCGAAAAATAACTATTGGAGGCTCTACTTTTACACACCCACTATTCGACTATTTCCATAGATTTAGATACTTCTTGAACAATCTTCCATTAACATCAAAACTATGGTCAAGGTTTTTTCTATTGGCTGTATTTGCAACTATGTATGCAAGGGATTTGGGAATTAAAAAAGATTTCTACAGCTCCCTAGGCTTAGATGCCAGAGATTACGACCAGTATGTTATTAATAAAACAAATGAAACTGCTGCCAGAGTTTTTCCTGTAGTAATGGATGTGTACAATAAATCTTTTTATGGAAGATTAGATAAAATAGTTGATAATAATAAGGTACTTTCTGATATCGCTAACAGCGATGGGAATAAAGTATTTAAAAATTTAAAGAAATTACCTACTTATTTATCAAACGGTTACCAGTTATTAAGACTATACTTGTTAAAACCTCTAGATAGCAAAGATTTCCAACCTTCTATTAGATAA
- the mfd gene encoding transcription-repair coupling factor, translating into MSLNTLVDYISNSQVTSELIKRISKNNELNIVGSSRYAKSIILDSIAKKEEKNILLICPNVEIAYKWIGYFESINDKAVLYYPPTEHLPYSSINKSKEIEFSQLTVLSKLIKKEKNELNIVISTERALQPHLINKNLLIENKLDLRKGVQIEIQELANKLTLLGYTKDNVTSTEGFWSRRGEIVDIYPVNNEFPIRLEFFDNVIEKIREYDPHTQKTLESINNIEIIQAGFDLLIKDKLNNFSKNGIFNSEDINKNNLDRYLGIIEKKPSNIIDFIDRETILVIDELEDCKKFTNNWYLDSENNFDNCEYELNKNLKNNDINLEAKPNLHLKFDEILNSLGNFNLIKFYEFESKVNIDNKFLLNDKRINSYSKNIGKISNDINKNIKNNEKVWILSAQPLRTRTLLFEHECNTNFLNNPNDINEAFKSIHNSTPLILKNKNNYEIEGFYLPIWKVVLITDKELFSQQSLFNNVFIRRKKRSVNSNINVNKINPGDFIVHKNHGIGKFLKIEKINITGDSRDYLVIKYQDGKISVAADQLGSINRYRSSGKIKPKINKLGGTEWERIKDKNKKLIKKVAVDILKLYAKREKLKGYIYPEDGPWQDELEESFPYQPTPDQITAVEEIKSDMESDKPMDRLVCGDVGFGKTEVAVRAIFKAITAGKQVILLAPTTILAQQHWRTINNRFSPYPIKVSLLNRFKTVNERKEIYAGLKNNKIDLVVATHQILGKEIEIKNLGLLVIDEEQRFGVRQKEKIKKIKTNIDVLTLSATPIPRTLYMSLSGLRQMSLLNTPPPSRRSIKTYLSEIDMDVIRTAINQELDRGGQIFYVLPRISDIDQAVNKLKNMFPSLKFIVAHGQMNETELENAMIAFNNGEVDLMICTTIIESGLDIPKVNTIIIEDSHKFGLSQLYQLRGRVGRSGVQAHAWLFYPNINKINDAAKQRLKAIKDFSELGSGYQLAMKDMEIRGVGSLLGEEQSGKVNAIGYDLYIEMLHEAISEISGQEIPEVSDTQIDLPINAFIPATWILNREEKLDAYKSATECSFDHELTELATDWVNRYGTLPKPVECLLMLMRLKLLAKKCGFNKIKLKKPNILIETKLKKTTFKILKSSLPISVQNKFNFDEGEEQSIITIRGLGVTDIQNQLDQLTLWFGAFIKEINNFEKDLVIKRE; encoded by the coding sequence ATGAGTTTAAATACTTTAGTTGATTATATTTCGAACTCACAAGTTACTTCTGAATTAATAAAAAGAATTTCAAAAAATAATGAATTAAATATTGTTGGTTCAAGTAGATATGCAAAATCAATAATCTTAGATAGCATTGCAAAAAAAGAAGAAAAAAATATATTATTAATTTGTCCTAATGTAGAAATTGCCTACAAATGGATTGGTTATTTTGAAAGTATAAATGATAAAGCAGTTTTATATTATCCCCCCACAGAACATCTACCATACTCATCAATTAATAAATCAAAAGAGATTGAATTTAGTCAGCTTACTGTTTTATCCAAATTAATAAAAAAAGAGAAAAATGAACTTAATATTGTTATATCAACAGAGAGAGCACTACAACCTCATCTAATAAATAAAAACCTATTAATTGAAAACAAGTTAGATTTGCGAAAAGGGGTTCAAATCGAGATTCAAGAATTAGCAAATAAACTTACTTTGCTTGGTTATACGAAGGATAATGTAACTTCAACAGAGGGATTCTGGAGTAGGAGAGGGGAAATAGTAGATATTTATCCTGTCAATAATGAGTTTCCTATAAGATTAGAATTTTTTGATAATGTAATTGAGAAGATAAGAGAATATGATCCCCATACACAGAAAACATTAGAAAGTATCAATAATATTGAAATAATACAGGCTGGATTTGATTTACTAATAAAAGACAAGTTAAATAATTTTTCTAAGAACGGTATTTTTAATTCAGAAGATATAAATAAAAATAATCTTGATCGTTATTTAGGAATAATTGAAAAAAAACCCTCAAATATAATAGATTTTATTGATAGGGAAACAATTCTTGTAATTGATGAATTAGAAGATTGTAAAAAATTTACAAATAATTGGTATTTAGATTCAGAAAATAATTTTGATAATTGTGAGTATGAATTAAATAAGAACCTTAAAAATAATGATATTAATTTAGAGGCCAAACCTAATTTACATTTAAAGTTTGACGAAATATTAAATTCACTAGGAAATTTTAATTTGATAAAATTTTATGAATTTGAATCTAAAGTCAATATTGATAATAAGTTTTTGTTAAACGATAAAAGAATAAATTCATACTCTAAAAATATAGGAAAAATATCCAATGATATAAATAAAAATATAAAAAATAATGAAAAAGTATGGATATTATCAGCACAGCCATTAAGAACTAGGACTTTACTTTTTGAGCACGAATGTAATACAAACTTCTTAAACAATCCTAATGATATTAATGAAGCCTTTAAATCAATTCATAATTCGACTCCTTTAATTTTAAAAAATAAGAACAATTATGAAATCGAGGGTTTTTATCTTCCGATATGGAAAGTTGTCCTAATAACAGATAAAGAATTATTTTCACAACAATCTCTTTTTAATAATGTATTCATAAGAAGAAAAAAAAGAAGTGTAAATTCAAATATTAATGTAAATAAGATTAATCCCGGTGATTTTATAGTTCATAAAAATCATGGAATAGGAAAATTTTTAAAAATAGAAAAAATAAATATAACTGGAGATTCAAGAGATTATTTAGTCATTAAATATCAGGATGGGAAGATAAGTGTTGCCGCTGATCAACTTGGTAGTATTAACAGATATAGATCAAGCGGAAAAATAAAGCCAAAAATAAATAAATTAGGAGGGACGGAATGGGAAAGAATAAAAGATAAGAATAAGAAACTAATCAAAAAAGTTGCTGTCGATATTTTAAAACTTTATGCAAAGAGAGAAAAATTAAAGGGGTACATTTACCCAGAAGATGGTCCTTGGCAAGATGAATTAGAGGAATCATTCCCTTATCAACCAACACCTGATCAAATTACTGCTGTTGAAGAAATAAAATCTGATATGGAAAGCGATAAGCCAATGGACAGGCTAGTTTGTGGAGATGTAGGATTTGGCAAAACAGAAGTCGCTGTTCGGGCAATTTTTAAGGCTATTACCGCAGGCAAACAGGTAATATTACTAGCACCCACAACAATCCTAGCTCAGCAACATTGGAGAACAATAAACAATAGATTTTCACCATACCCAATAAAAGTATCATTACTCAATAGATTCAAAACCGTTAATGAAAGAAAGGAAATCTATGCAGGCTTAAAAAATAACAAAATTGATTTAGTTGTAGCTACGCACCAAATTTTAGGAAAAGAAATAGAAATTAAAAACTTAGGACTACTTGTTATTGATGAAGAACAACGATTTGGAGTAAGGCAAAAGGAGAAAATTAAAAAAATCAAAACCAACATAGACGTTTTAACTCTCTCTGCAACTCCAATTCCAAGGACTCTTTATATGAGCTTATCTGGACTAAGACAAATGAGCTTACTTAATACTCCTCCTCCATCAAGAAGATCAATAAAAACATATTTATCTGAAATAGATATGGATGTTATAAGAACTGCCATTAATCAAGAACTTGATAGGGGGGGTCAAATTTTTTATGTTCTTCCAAGAATTTCTGATATTGATCAAGCTGTAAACAAATTAAAAAATATGTTTCCAAGCTTAAAATTTATTGTTGCTCATGGGCAAATGAACGAAACAGAACTTGAGAATGCAATGATTGCCTTTAATAATGGAGAAGTAGATCTAATGATATGCACAACGATAATTGAAAGTGGATTAGACATTCCAAAAGTAAATACAATCATTATTGAAGATTCTCATAAATTTGGCCTTTCACAACTTTATCAACTTAGAGGAAGAGTGGGAAGAAGCGGTGTTCAAGCACATGCATGGTTATTTTATCCAAATATAAATAAAATTAATGATGCTGCAAAACAAAGATTAAAAGCTATAAAAGACTTTTCAGAACTAGGAAGTGGTTATCAACTAGCAATGAAAGATATGGAAATAAGAGGTGTTGGCAGTTTACTAGGAGAAGAACAAAGTGGAAAGGTTAATGCTATTGGATATGATTTATATATAGAAATGCTCCATGAGGCTATTTCAGAAATAAGTGGGCAAGAAATACCTGAAGTTAGTGATACCCAAATTGATCTCCCAATAAATGCATTTATACCGGCAACATGGATATTAAACAGGGAAGAAAAGCTCGATGCTTACAAATCCGCTACTGAATGTTCTTTTGATCATGAGTTAACTGAACTTGCTACTGACTGGGTGAACAGATATGGAACTTTGCCTAAACCTGTTGAGTGTTTATTGATGTTAATGAGATTAAAATTACTTGCTAAAAAATGTGGTTTTAACAAAATTAAACTCAAGAAACCAAACATACTCATAGAGACAAAATTAAAAAAAACCACTTTTAAAATACTTAAAAGTTCATTACCAATTAGCGTTCAAAATAAGTTTAATTTTGATGAAGGGGAAGAACAGTCAATAATAACTATAAGGGGTTTAGGCGTTACAGATATTCAAAATCAACTTGATCAATTAACACTATGGTTTGGGGCATTTATCAAAGAAATAAATAATTTTGAAAAAGACCTCGTAATTAAAAGAGAATAA
- a CDS encoding TldD/PmbA family protein, which translates to MNSKEITTQISEVADSLNLKKWDYGASFSNDYSVQVDKGQAKQLKASQKQILTIRVWNESNLVGITTTSDISESGIKKALNQANIASDFGNKNEKTEFSPLAKDPIKVKDSKKRNPVGIKKLLTLLREAEVKLIESHESIKSVPYNGLSESFYVRVYANSDGAFRSYTKSQAALYLYARAEEKNKKPRSSGSVKLGYGVEDIDIESCIKDASNKTISHLNYSSIKTDKYLICFSPESFLTIINAFSSMFNARSILDGVSLSNKNSIGEKLSTEALNIYDDGLHEENISSSPFDGEGTPTKRLCLINKGRLENFIHSESTARIFKTMPTGHAGLGSKVSVSPDWIVVEKSEETSDLTTSLDHSTYEGEFVFIEELNAIHAGVRASQGSFSLPFDGWLYKNGKKISIESATVAGDIKYLLKNIVNIESNQEVTTSGISPHIWVDELSITGDA; encoded by the coding sequence ATGAATTCAAAAGAAATAACAACTCAAATCTCTGAAGTCGCAGATTCTCTAAATCTTAAAAAATGGGATTATGGTGCAAGCTTTTCTAATGATTATTCCGTACAAGTAGATAAAGGTCAGGCTAAACAACTTAAGGCATCACAAAAGCAAATTTTAACTATAAGAGTTTGGAACGAATCTAATTTAGTTGGTATTACAACAACTAGTGATATCAGTGAATCTGGAATAAAAAAAGCTCTAAATCAAGCAAATATTGCCTCTGATTTTGGTAACAAGAATGAAAAGACAGAATTTTCACCACTAGCCAAGGATCCTATTAAAGTTAAGGACTCAAAAAAAAGAAATCCTGTTGGAATAAAAAAATTACTTACTCTTTTGAGAGAAGCGGAAGTAAAACTAATAGAAAGCCATGAATCCATAAAATCTGTTCCGTATAATGGTCTATCTGAGAGTTTTTATGTGAGAGTTTATGCGAATAGTGATGGTGCCTTTCGGAGTTATACCAAAAGTCAAGCTGCACTTTATTTATATGCAAGAGCAGAAGAGAAAAATAAGAAACCTCGTAGCTCAGGTTCTGTAAAACTTGGATATGGAGTTGAAGATATAGATATAGAGTCATGTATTAAAGACGCTTCTAATAAAACAATTTCTCATTTGAATTATTCATCTATTAAAACCGATAAATATTTAATATGTTTTTCGCCTGAGTCTTTTTTAACGATCATTAATGCCTTTAGTTCAATGTTTAATGCTAGAAGTATTTTAGATGGGGTTAGCTTATCTAATAAAAATTCTATTGGAGAGAAACTATCTACAGAAGCACTTAATATTTATGATGACGGTCTTCACGAAGAGAATATTTCTTCCTCACCATTTGATGGAGAGGGAACTCCTACCAAAAGACTATGTTTAATTAACAAAGGGAGACTAGAAAATTTTATACATTCTGAATCAACTGCAAGAATATTTAAAACAATGCCGACAGGCCACGCTGGACTAGGATCGAAAGTCTCAGTATCTCCTGATTGGATAGTAGTTGAGAAATCAGAGGAAACCTCAGATCTAACAACATCATTAGATCACTCTACTTATGAGGGAGAATTTGTTTTTATTGAAGAATTAAATGCAATCCATGCAGGTGTCAGAGCAAGTCAAGGTTCATTCTCTCTTCCATTTGATGGTTGGCTCTATAAAAACGGTAAAAAAATCTCAATAGAATCTGCAACTGTAGCGGGGGATATCAAATATCTTTTGAAGAATATAGTAAATATTGAATCAAATCAGGAAGTAACAACAAGTGGAATTTCTCCACATATATGGGTAGATGAATTATCAATAACTGGTGACGCGTGA
- a CDS encoding LapA family protein — protein sequence MLIKKKYLLLTFILIIIFQALIYTNNNQSTSFRYLKWTLREVSIGKLISISFFSGLFISSLLNRANISYEKNNIENINESYEPLNDEIDKKSNVEIPPQRDIREAQPTISVNYRVIKNTEGDNLESEEYYSNKTTKNDDWDNSENDW from the coding sequence ATGTTAATTAAAAAAAAATACTTATTATTAACATTTATTTTAATAATAATTTTTCAAGCGTTAATTTATACAAATAATAATCAGAGCACATCATTTAGATATTTAAAATGGACACTACGAGAAGTAAGTATAGGTAAGTTAATCAGTATTTCATTTTTCTCTGGTTTATTTATTAGTTCATTACTAAATAGAGCAAATATTAGTTATGAAAAAAATAATATAGAAAATATAAATGAAAGTTATGAACCATTAAATGATGAAATAGATAAGAAATCTAATGTTGAGATCCCCCCACAAAGGGATATCAGAGAAGCGCAACCAACAATATCAGTCAATTATAGAGTGATCAAAAATACCGAGGGCGATAACCTGGAAAGTGAAGAATATTACTCAAACAAAACTACTAAAAATGACGACTGGGACAATAGTGAAAATGATTGGTAG
- a CDS encoding DUF3038 domain-containing protein, which yields MEKLDLLLLILETIDLNGLQSLYALSNKLNLNQVLPNKVTIWKLRNNNPLRKSYVNNKIKLKEFDALIKITVEMSRYLYPYIKEILLSREDPEKDSFVWNDFNKRFIDLINERFNINSIRVKRLLNPVENDEIIIKSLLTLSLCISSKGYIKLKNFLLNF from the coding sequence ATAGAAAAGCTTGATTTATTATTATTAATTCTTGAGACTATAGATTTAAATGGCTTACAGTCTCTATATGCCTTATCTAATAAACTTAATTTAAATCAGGTTTTGCCTAATAAAGTTACTATATGGAAACTAAGAAACAATAATCCATTGAGGAAATCTTACGTTAATAACAAAATTAAATTAAAGGAATTTGATGCCTTAATTAAAATTACTGTTGAAATGTCTAGATACTTATATCCTTATATTAAAGAAATTCTTCTATCTAGAGAAGATCCTGAAAAAGATTCATTTGTATGGAATGACTTTAATAAGAGATTTATTGATTTAATAAATGAGAGGTTTAACATAAATTCTATAAGAGTTAAAAGGCTTTTAAATCCTGTCGAAAATGATGAGATTATTATCAAGTCTTTGCTAACCTTATCACTTTGTATTTCTAGTAAGGGCTATATAAAGTTGAAAAATTTTTTATTAAATTTTTAA
- a CDS encoding methionyl-tRNA formyltransferase, with protein MRIIFWGTPEYSIASLDVFIKSKHEVIGVVSQPDKKRSRGNKLISSPVKSIAERESIKIYTPAKIRDNIHFINELKSLSCDLFIVIAYGKILPKEILEIPKFGCWNAHASLLPRWRGAAPIQWSLIKGDEFTGVGIMKMNEGLDTGDLLLEEKIKINNHDNLNTLSEKLSILSAKLFLNATSIIEENIYKNTNSQLIKQNSLGREITYARMIEKSDFRIDWGNEAIEISQKIKGLYPRANTTFRGKNLKILKIKVLSSDEIKNEKCLSMSNYSRPGIILAVIENEGIIISSKTNPIILLEAKLEGKNISSKKQLIQQLKPSVGEFFSD; from the coding sequence GTGAGAATTATATTCTGGGGAACACCTGAATATTCAATTGCGAGCCTTGATGTTTTTATTAAATCTAAGCATGAGGTAATTGGAGTAGTTAGCCAACCCGATAAGAAAAGATCTAGGGGAAATAAATTAATATCCTCACCTGTTAAAAGCATTGCCGAGCGAGAATCTATAAAAATTTATACTCCAGCAAAAATCCGAGACAATATACATTTTATAAATGAACTTAAATCACTATCTTGTGATTTATTTATTGTTATAGCTTATGGGAAAATATTACCCAAAGAGATATTGGAAATCCCAAAATTTGGATGTTGGAATGCACATGCTTCATTACTTCCAAGATGGCGTGGTGCCGCCCCAATCCAATGGTCACTAATAAAAGGCGATGAATTTACTGGTGTAGGAATTATGAAAATGAATGAGGGACTAGATACTGGCGACTTATTATTGGAAGAAAAAATTAAAATTAATAATCACGATAATTTAAATACACTATCGGAAAAACTTAGTATTTTATCTGCAAAATTATTTTTAAATGCCACATCAATAATCGAAGAAAATATTTATAAAAATACTAATTCTCAATTAATAAAACAAAATTCCCTTGGAAGAGAAATTACATACGCAAGAATGATTGAAAAATCAGACTTTAGAATTGATTGGGGTAATGAGGCAATTGAAATTTCTCAAAAAATAAAAGGGTTATACCCACGAGCAAATACAACATTTAGAGGTAAGAACCTAAAAATACTTAAAATCAAAGTTTTGAGTAGTGATGAAATAAAAAATGAAAAATGCCTTTCCATGAGCAATTATTCAAGACCAGGTATTATTCTTGCTGTAATAGAAAATGAAGGAATAATAATATCAAGTAAAACTAATCCAATTATTTTGTTAGAAGCAAAACTTGAAGGCAAAAACATTTCTAGCAAAAAGCAATTAATACAACAGTTAAAGCCATCAGTAGGTGAATTTTTCTCAGATTAA
- a CDS encoding DUF2949 domain-containing protein: MKNNLSKNIIIYLVNEIGLDESSIELGLKLSIRNNTPLPILLWSYGMLTIEELDKLYSFLFQKMDL, translated from the coding sequence ATGAAAAATAATTTATCAAAAAATATCATAATTTATTTAGTTAATGAGATAGGACTAGATGAATCATCCATTGAACTTGGTCTAAAATTATCAATAAGAAATAATACTCCATTACCAATTTTGTTATGGAGTTATGGAATGCTAACTATTGAAGAACTAGACAAGTTATATTCATTTTTATTTCAAAAAATGGATTTATAA
- a CDS encoding DUF4335 domain-containing protein: MQNKLLFNQSSVSLEIKGLPDLSNNENKDQISIISQWKLTIIDKPLIEGKIDHLGPIMDAFYIYSNLLIKNEIPLYESKLIDIKADNINIHNIVLKSSKPDVKPLVIKIGNSSLSDIVNCFDQLNESTKVRLKKSFVFNSFPKKIRFGFDNKFNFLNFFMPPFLAICSLIFFSSIFIYFYDPINDIDKKEVVDTN, translated from the coding sequence ATGCAGAACAAATTACTTTTTAATCAATCTTCAGTTAGTCTCGAAATTAAAGGATTACCAGATCTTTCAAATAATGAAAATAAAGATCAAATATCAATAATTTCCCAATGGAAATTAACCATAATTGATAAACCACTTATTGAGGGCAAGATTGATCATTTAGGACCAATTATGGATGCATTTTATATTTATTCAAATCTTCTTATTAAAAATGAAATTCCATTATATGAGTCCAAATTAATTGACATAAAAGCTGACAATATAAATATACATAATATTGTTCTTAAGAGTTCTAAGCCAGATGTTAAACCACTAGTTATAAAGATTGGCAATTCATCTTTGTCAGATATCGTAAACTGTTTTGACCAGTTAAATGAATCTACAAAAGTCAGATTGAAAAAGTCTTTTGTTTTTAACAGTTTTCCTAAAAAAATAAGATTTGGGTTTGATAATAAATTTAATTTTTTAAATTTCTTTATGCCTCCTTTTCTCGCAATTTGTTCCTTAATTTTTTTCTCTTCTATTTTTATTTACTTTTATGATCCTATTAATGATATAGATAAAAAAGAAGTGGTAGATACAAATTAA